A portion of the Periophthalmus magnuspinnatus isolate fPerMag1 chromosome 2, fPerMag1.2.pri, whole genome shotgun sequence genome contains these proteins:
- the LOC117381177 gene encoding fas apoptotic inhibitory molecule 1-like: MCKQVCAVWEVSLSDGLHRIEFEHGTTTGKRVVYVNGQEVLRRDWMFKLVGSEQFSFGVPQSRAEIRIAAVGGFSYEYSLHVNGLTLQKFTQNRTKTTQTWDLGLDRDRYRIVLERNTMDVWCNGHKMDAESEFVEDGTQTRFFMGQREFCLRAEQGKKSITYCLLLDGQRIHHT; the protein is encoded by the exons atgTGTAAACAGGTGTGTGCTGTGTGGGAGGTGTCTCTCTCTGACGGACTTCACAGAATCGAGTTTGAACATGGAACCACCACTGGAAAGAGGGTGGTCTACGTCAACGGACAG gAGGTGCTTCGCAGAGACTGGATGTTTAAACTGGTTGGCTCAGAGCAGTTTTCCTTCGGCGTTcctcagagcagagctgagatcCGGATCGCAGCCGTGGGAGGATTCTCGTACGAATACTCACTCCATGTGAACGGACTCACTCTGCAGAAGTTCACCCAGAACCGAACCAAGACCACACAGACCTGGGACctaggactggaccgggaccggTACAGGATCGTACTGG AGAGGAACACCATGGACGTCTGGTGCAACGGACACAAGATGGACGCCGAG AGCGAGTTTGTGGAGGACGGCACACAGACACGGTTCTTCATGGGACAACGTGAATTCTGCCTCAGAGCAGAACAGGGGAAAAAGAGCATCACATACTGTCTCCTGCTGGACGGGCAGAGAATACACCAcacttaa
- the LOC117381765 gene encoding inhibin beta B chain-like, whose translation MSALLLLVLVSCVCFVRAEASCASCERVHEEGELHEAVKRHILTRLQLTAPPNITHALPRAALLTALRRLQAAVRQDGRVELPPEHRAEDSSEIISFAERDEMVTSHTGMFFVVSNEGNQSLLVSEASLWLYLRVLPVPPHLQALPAEHSPAPERRRSRRVSLKLYHQGGGFSSGWSLVEKGVELRRSGWHRFDLTEVLQGLFQSATRRQSVDVRCEGCEAERVRPLLLDADAARRPFLVVQARREEVGHRIRRRGLECEEGAGLCCRKQFYIDFRLLGWSDWIIAPPGYLGNYCEGSCPPHGGGAPSAAASFHTAVLNQYRLRGLGPAPSSSCCVPTKLAPMSMLYFDHEFNIVKRDVPHMVVEECGCA comes from the exons ATGAGCGCGCTCCTGTTGCTCGTGCTCGTGTCCTGCGTGTGTTTTGTGCGCGCTGAGGCCTCGTGCGCGTCCTGTGAGCGCGTGCACGAGGAGGGGGAGCTGCACGAGGCGGTGAAGCGGCACATCCTCACGCGCCTGCAGCTCACTGCGCCACCGAACATTACGCACGCTCTGCCGCGCGCCGCCCTGCTCACCGCGCTGCGCCGTCTGCAAGCGGCAGTGCGGCAGGACGGGCGCGTGGAGCTGCCGCCTGAGCACCGTGCGGAGGACAGCTCCGAGATCATCAGCTTCGCAGAGAGAG atgAGATGGTGACCTCTCACACTGGGATGTTTTTCGTCGTGTCAAATGAAGGAAACCAGAGTCTGTTAGTGTCTGAGGCGTCTCTGTGGCTGTACCTGCGTGTGCTCCCAGTCCCGCCCCATTTGCAGGCCCTGCCCGCTGAACACTCCCCTGCCCCTGAGCGCCGCAGGAGCCGTAGAGTGTCCTTAAAGCTGTATCACCAGGGGGGCGGCTTCAGCAGTGGGTGGAGCCTGGTGGAGAAGGGGGTGGAGCTCCGTCGCAGCGGCTGGCACAGGTTTGACCTAACGGAGGTGCTACAAGGTCTGTTCCAGAGCGCCACCCGGAGACAGAGTGTGGACGTACGCTGTGAGGGCTGTGAAGCGGAGCgtgtgcgccccctgctgttagACGCAGATGCCGCGCGGAGGCCATTCCTGGTGGTGCAGGCACGACGGGAGGAGGTGGGGCATAGGATCAGGAGGCGAGGCTTAGAGTGTGAGGAGGGGGCAGGGCTCTGCTGCAGGAAACAGTTCTACATCGACTTCCGGCTGCTGGGCTGGAGCGACTGGATCATAGCGCCCCCTGGGTACTTAGGCAACTACTGTGAGGGTAGCTGCCCGCCACACGGGGGCGGAGCCCCGAGCGCTGCTGCTTCCTTTCACACCGCCGTGTTAAACCAGTATCGCCTCCGTGGccttggccccgccccctcctcctcctgctgcgtCCCAACCAAACTAGCCCCAATGTCCATGCTGTACTTCGACCACGAGTTCAACATCGTCAAACGCGACGTGCCACACATGGTCGTGGAGGAGTGCGGCTGTGCTTAA
- the LOC117381812 gene encoding ras-related protein Ral-B-like: MASGKGKGQASLALHKVIMVGSGGVGKSALTLQFMYDEFVEDYEPTKADSYRKKVVLDGEEVQIDILDTAGQEDYAAIRDNYFRSGEGFLLVFSITEHESFTATAEFREQILRVKEEDLVPLLVVGNKSDLEERRQVSLEEASSRAQEWGVPYVETSAKTRANVDKVFFDLMREVRKKKMSESKDKNGPSGKKKKKRCCIL; this comes from the exons ATGGCGTCGGGGAAGGGCAAGGGTCAGGCATCTCTGGCTCTGCATAAGGTCATCATGGTGGGCAGTGGAGGAGTGGGGAAGTCTGCTCTTACACTGCAGTTTATGTATGACGAG TTTGTGGAGGACTATGAGCCGACTAAAGCCGACAGCTACAGGAAGAAGGTGGTGCTGGATGGGGAGGAGGTGCAGATCGACATCCTGGACACGGCTGGACAGGAGGACTATGCAGCCATCAGAGACAACTACTTCAGGAGCGGAGAAGGTTTTCTGCTCGTCTTCTCCATCACAGAGCACGAGAGCTTCACTGCCACCGCTGAGTTCAG GGAACAGATCCTGCGTGTGAAGGAGGAGGACTTGGTTCCTCTGCTGGTGGTGGGCAATAAGTCTGATCTGGAGGAGCGGAGACAGGTGTCTCTCGAAGAGGCCTCCAGCCGAGCTCAGGAATGGGGAGTGCCCTATGTGGAGACGTCCGCTAAGACCAGAGCCAACGTGGACAAG gtGTTCTTCGACCTCATGAGGGAAGTTCGTAAAAAGAAAATGTCTGAAAGTAAAGACAAGAATGGCCCGAGTggcaaaaagaagaagaaacgcTGCTGTATCCTGTAA